Part of the Nicotiana sylvestris chromosome 5, ASM39365v2, whole genome shotgun sequence genome is shown below.
ccttcaaaggtgTGTGCTGAGGAGTGAAACTTCTCCCCATAGTCCATCAAGACCACTTCTTTCCCGGGTGCACAAATTGTCTCAAAGAATCGCGCCCATTTTTCGTTCGTTGGGTTGCGGCCGTATTCATAGATGTCATCATAAACAGCTGGAGGTGGAGGCAGCTGGTAGGCCGTCCGTATCGCCTCAACAGAAGAATTCACTGCCCTTCGGCGCACCGTAACTACTCCATTATCATGCTCCGGCACATTCGTATAAAATTCCCGCACAACCGTTGCATTGCCCTCATCGTGCTCATTGATGAATGTGTGCAACCCTCACCTCACCAACTCCTCGTACATGTGAGGATAGTGTCTCTGGAGCTGTCTGACGTGAATACCTCTCTCCGGAATTGTCTTTTTACGAGCCTTTTCCGCAAAGCGGGTCTGAGCATTGGCTGAAACAAATTTGGAACTATCAAAGGAGCGTGCAGGTACAGCCCCTCGTGACCTAGATGAACCAACCTGGCCGCTCGACGAGGCCCCTGTGGCGCGTCGTTTCCTAGATGGAGTCATGATGCCTGCAAAACGGAGACACATTAGCACAGCCCAACAGAAATTTTGTGACTCAATGcagttactcagacttcacacgcATAAGGGGTAACAAATTATATAATCACGATCATTGGGACCtttccacaaacaccttgtgAGCATTAGGCCTTCACAAACCCTTTTTAAACTTTTTAGAACAAGAATCACCCACTTACACTCACCAACATCACATATCAAGTGGGattccaccccacacttatcatCCACTAACACCACAACATCTTGCACCAATTTCTCTACAAAATCTAAGTACAACTACTACAACATAGGCATAAGAATACAACCAAAAAAATCTAAGAAatagagagaaataaaaaaagaagatagAAACTAGGGCTCATACCTGTGGTGAAGGAGAATGGGGAGGATGCTAGTGAACTCGGGGGGGAGTGACCTCTGTAGTGTTGTAAGATGGAAGGTCTTGGGAGTGTTGGGAGGAAGGTCTTGTTGTTGTTTGGGTTGGAATGGGGGAGGGTATTTGAGCAGGGTTTATTATATGGGGGAaagaataaacaaaaaaaaagaaaaacaaaacgaaaaaatTAAAATACACTTGAAAAATGCCGGATTTTTGACGGAACTAGCGCGCCCAGATGCGTGAGCGCGCTAAATTTAGCGCGTCTAATACAGAACCCAAGAGCTACTAGCGCACCCAGATGCGCATCCAGTAGCGCGCTCGCGCTAGTAAAGCGTTTAACAGCGTGATCAGGTGCGCGGACAAGGCAGAAACTTTGCAGTTTAGCGCGCCCAGTAGCGCGTCCAGTAGCGCGGGCGCGCATCTAGGcgattttttcttcaatttttcacatGTTCTTACCCTGTTCGATGGCCTTAGCACCTGTCCTTAGTTACATGCATTGGTTAGCTCTTCCTAAAACACAAAATTAGCACTACTATTATCGTTGGATTGTCTCCCAACCAGCGCcttatttaacgtcgtggcacgacggtTACAACAattcaatgggttgcctcccatctagcgcctgatttaacgtcgcggcacgactcaACACGTTCTCAAGCATCCGTCAAGTCCACAGAGGTCTTGTGACATGCAAAGTCACCCCCCAGTAGTGTTTTATCCTTTAACCATTCACCAAGAAAGTACCATTTGAACTCATATCCCGCAACTCCACAGCTCCATGAGGCTTCACACTTACCACAACAAAAGGGCCTGACCAACGAGATTTAAGCTTTCCTGGGAAAAGCTTCAACCTTGAATTGAACTAAAGAACTTCTTGCCCTAGCTCAAACTCTCGATGTtggatgtgcttgtcatgccACCTCTTAGTCTTCTCTTTATACAATTTGGCATTTTCATATGCGTGCAAAcgaaactcatcaagctcgttGAGTTGCAGCAACCTCTTCTCGCCAGCCAAATCCCCATCCATATTCAGCTTTTTAATTGCCCAATAGGCCTTGTGTTCAAGTTCGATGGGCAAGTGACATGCCTTCCCATAAACTAACTTATACGGAGAAGTACCTATGGGAGTTTTGTATGCAGTTCGATATGCCCACAATGCGTCGTCTAACTTCTCTGCCCAGTCTTTTCTATTTGCACTCACTGTTTTCTCAAGAATCCGCTTCACCTCTCTATTTGATACTTCCACTTGACCGCTCATCTGGGGGTGATAGGCAGTGGAAACTTTGTGCTTAACTCCGTACTTTGCAAGAACATTATTCAGCAGTTTGTTGCAGAAATGCATTCCTCCATCACTGATCAACACTCtgggagttccaaagcgtgtgaagaTGTGCTTCTTAACAAAGCTTACCACCacctttgcatcattagtgggaagagcaatggcctccatccacttagacacataatcgacTGCCACCAAGATGTACATATGACCATTGGAGTACGGAAacggtcccatgaagtcaattccccaaacatcaaaaagctTCACTACCAGAATGTTTTGCAGCTGCATCTCGTGCTTCTTTGTGATCAttccggttctttggcacctgtcacGCATTTTAACAAAGGCGTGTGCATCCCTAAACAATTTTGGCCAATAGAAACCTGATTGTAGCACTTTCTGGGCGGTCctgtctccaccatgatgacctccgTATGGCGAGGCGTGACAGCTATGACGTATGGCATTCATCTCTTCCTCAGGAACACATCTTCGCACCAACTGATCTGCACAGAGCCTGTATAAGAATGGCTCATCCCACATGTAAAGCCTCACATCATGCAGGAACCTTCTTTTATTATCGGGTGTCAATTCTGGTGGTGTCACCCCGCTTGCAATAAAGTTCACATAATCTGCATACCACGGGGCTATGCTTGAGGTGATTGCTAATAACTGCTCatcagggaatgtttctttgattgcacCCCCTtcagctacatgattccgattttcTAATCTGGATAAGTGATCAGCCACTTGATTCTCTGTTCCTTTGCGATCTCAGATCTCTAGGTCAAACTCTTGCAAGAGGAGGACCCACCGAATCAGTCTCGGCTTGGCGTCTTTCTTCTCAAATAGGTATCTAATAGCTTAATGATCTGTGTAGACGATGACTTTGGTCCCCACTAGATATGACCTGAACTTGTCAAACGCCCACACCACGGCAAGCAACTCTTTTTCAATGACTGTGTAGTTCATCTGAGCTGGATTCAGAGTTTTGCTCGCATAGTAGATAGAGTGGAAGATTTTATTTCTCCTTTGCCCCAAAATAGCTCCAATAGACAAGTCACTCTCATCGCACATCAACTCAAATGGTTGCTCCCTATCTGAAGCAATTATGATTAGTGCAGTCACCAACCTTCCCTTCAGCTCCTCGAATGCCTTCAGACAGGCAGCATCAAATTTGAAGGCGACATTCTTCTCAAGCAACCTGCACAATGGAGAGGAAATTTTTGAGAAATCTATAATGAAACgacgataaaaacctgcatggcccaagaaactgTGAATGCCTTTGACAGATATCGGTAGGGGCAATTTTTCAATCGCTTCCACCTTTGCCTTGTCCACCTGCAAACCATATTTGGACACCTTCTGCCCCAAAACTATACCCTcacgtaccatgaaatgacacttttcccagtTTAGCACCAAGTTAGTTTCTTCACACCTAACAAGTACTTTATCAAGGCTCATCAAGCAgttatcaaaagaacatccaaacacAGAAAATTCATTCATGAACACTTTCACAAACCTCTCAACCATGTCagtaaaaatggccatcatacacctttaaaaagtcgcaggtgcattacaAAGACCGAAGGGCATTCTCTTGAACGCATACGTGCTATAAGGACATGTAAATGTGGTATTCTATTGGTCCTCTAGGGCTATAGcaatctgattataccccgagtaaccatctaaGAAGTAGTAGTACTCCTGGCCAGCTAAtatatcaagcatttggtcaataacgGGGAGGGGAaagtggtccttccgggtggcattgttcaattttctataatcaatgcaaattctccacccggtgacagttCTTGTAGGGATTAAATCATTATTCTCATTAACTACTACAGTCATCCCCCTTTCTTGGGTATATATTAAACGGCTTACCCATTTGCTGTCTGAGATAGGAAATACAATACATGAATCAGgccacttaatcacttcttttcttaccacctctttcatgattGGATTGAGTCAGCGTTGTTGCTCTACACTGGGCTTGTGTCtgtcctccatgaggattttgtgcatgcaaaaagCTGGGCTAATGCCCTTAATGTCAGACATCGTCCACCCAAGTGCTCGCTTGTGCTCACGTAGCACTCTCAACAGCTTTTCTTCCTGCAATTTAGACAAGTCAGAAGAAACAATAACGGGTAAAGTGTCAGAGTCACCCAAATAAGCATATTGCAGGTGAGGTGGGAGAGGTTTAAGCTCCAATTTTGGGGCTTCCTCAATTGACAGCTTTGGAGGAGGTCCCTCTGGCCTATTCAAATGCTCAAAGGGGTGTATCCCTTACATGTACGCACAAGATGTATCAAGGATGTGCATTATCTCCTCAACCTCCTCATCAGCCCCAGGCTATCAAGCAACATAAGTACTTTCTCCAGAGAATCGTCTAGATATACACTTGGATAATGAATTTTCTCATCAGCCTCAACAACAGATATCATTGAGAGCTCCTCATAGTGGCGGGGAAGTTGGATTGCTTTGTAGACATTAAAAACTACTTCCTTGTCATCTTCCCTCAAAATCATCTTTCCCTCTCTCACTTTGATAATTGCATCACATGTAGCTAAGAGAGGTCgacccaatatgattggaaccattTCATCAGCCTCATAATCGAGGATAATGAAATCAGCAGGGAATATGAACTTCCCAATATGCAgcaacacatcttcaatcaccccttcAGGGTGTGCTATCGATCTATCAGCCAGCTGCAACATCACAGTATTGGGCCTTGGATCTCCCAGGCCCAATTGCTTGAACAAAGACAGGGGCATAATATTTATGCTCGCCTCCAAATCGCAAATAGCACGACCCATATCAATATTACCAATGCGCACAGGAATCGTGAAGCTgccaggatccttaagcttttgagggagcttattttggactcttgaagtgcactcctcagtaTGTGCCACTGTCTAAAATTCAGTTAATCTtctcttgtgagccactatatcttttatgtacttagcATACTTTGGAATTTCATGAAGCACATCAACAAGTGGGATATTCAATTGAACCtggctcaacatagagagaaattttgtgaacatgcgatcatcattctttttctgcaatctctggaggaaaggtggtggtggccttgggGCCTCCACTAACTCTGGAATTTCAGCATCATTCTTTGGCTCGTGAGTCACTTTAGGGATCAACTCTCCCTCAGGTATGGgcttgtctttctttttctttggcacTTCATCTAGCTCCCTCCCGTTTCTAAGTGTAACTGCATTCACTTGAGGGTTCTTTTCTGTATTACTGGGGAGAGCGCCTGCAGGTCTAGTGTTTTGATTTGTTGCTAACTGCCCCATTTGCCTTTCAAGATTTCTGAAGTCGGTCTTGAGTTgctgattgtcaatcaacaaCTTCTTCAGCAAATCATTAGTGCTTTCTTCCATTTGTTGGGGTGGTCTCTGAGGCTGATTGAAACTCCCTAGGGGTCTATGCTGATTCTGATTCTGTTGATTTTCACCCCATGAGAAGTTGGGATGATTCCTCCAAGTAACCCAACTGATTTTTGCTTAACTGCCTTTCGTGAATCACCATCACCTTGCTAGTTATTATCATCAGCAGTGAAGTTATTCAGCAAGATTTGGATTTCATTGTACGGTCTGGCCATGCAACTAcccccacaagctgaatcaagattcatctttgaagcATCATCTAACCAATCTACAAAAGTGTGACCCAATACCTCGTCCATCTGGCAATGATGAGGATAGTCTCTAAGCATCTTCTTGTACCTTTCCCATGCTTCACGAAGTGTCTCGCCAGCTCGTTGTTCAAACCCAAGAATTTAACTCCTCAATATCTTTGTTTTcttagtggggaaaaacttgattaagaatttccttgccagatcatcccaagtgcggATTGAATTTGCTGGCTCCTTATTCAACCACTCCTTAGCTTCCCCGATCAGTGAAAAGGGGAAAAGTGTCAGCCTGACATACTCCTTGGAAACGTTCGGATAATTGTAAGTGTCCGTAATTTCCAagaaattctgaatgtgcctctgcgAGTCTTCATGAGGTAAACCCACAAATAGCCCTGTGGATTGGATCAGCTGCACCATGTATTGTTTTAGCTCAAAGTGCCCAGTgatatcaggcttcacaatagACTGAGTCATATTAGCCAGACTGGGCCTTGCGGCTTCGATCACCGCGCGTTCCTCATTACCTGCCATCTCAATTGGCTTTGGTTGAACTACGgtgtccaactctctttcaatTCTACTTCTAGCGTCCACCTTCCTCCCCAATCTGTGAAGTGTTCGTTCAATTTTGGGATCAAGAGGAAGGAGATTGTTTGCGCTTCTACTTCTTTGCATTCAAGAAAATAAAACCTGTATTGgcacaaacaaagtgaactgaaaattaaaacttgaataaataaataaataataaaagctcaactcagtcaagtagctaatttctaagtccccggcaacggcgtcaaaaacttgttgcgaccacaaacactcacgcaagtgcatgtgatcgtcaagtaatagagtagtgagtagagtatcgttcctacaaagacttatgattaactgttgactAATTCAAACTTAATTAATTTGTCTATCCAATAGTTTTTTCACAAATagagatgtaattgttttactacctaaactaccaagcaataatctaactagagcaattaaccaaacaaataacaattttgagtaacaaacagtaggagaggatattccagggtcacgggCTAGTTAACAATCGTGTTATGTTCTTAGCTTAAAATGACTAATCGATTTACTTGGACtgttgattgacagggttaatgttactcataagaatctgtcgagtccttactcgcctattcaagttaactcaatgcctatatgtctatggaattaagataacaagaatgcatttacaattcctgtatttcaaccaagcaaggcaattgggtatatgtctatcccaattgctaatccgttccccgaggcccgggttcaagaacttgctctatttaattctatatgcaatctatagttcccactttcgagttcaactaaagattcgtagatagtattttactgttagctactcagcaaaataattaaaagcagaattaaataaacaacccaatatgataaaccaactttgtcaaattaaacttcaaacaacaacattcatgtttcacccatgaccctagaacaatgggttttagctactcatactagtgttcatcacaaataggttcaatttcatcccaaatagcaaaaaccaagagaagaaaagaagaacttgatggtcaaatctcctccttgcctcttgcctctctatttcttgcactagactATGAAAACCTCCCCTCTCttccttgggcgagcttgactttatataggttaagtgagTTTTCCTACAGATTTCTAATTCTGCCCCTAAATAACTCTTCTCGGATTTTGGACTAGCGTGACCGCGCACCTGGACGCGCATCTGGCCATGCTAATTGGCTGAGATTCTGTCATGGACGCGCTAAAAGTAGCGCGGTCGCGCACCTGGGCGCGCATGTCTAGTTCTGTGTTTCATCACTTCTGTTTCTCGTCTTCAAGCGTACTCAGCTCTGAGGGGTCTTTCTTGCTCTAAAATTTTTCCAATCACAATTGTTTAAGGCATCACCTAGGCTCCTCATCCTGTAATATATataattcacaattagagcctatttttcatcaattaaacaTCTTATgatattggaatataatcaagtgAGAGCATAAACAATCGCCAAATTACCTAGATTTAACCTATTATCACCTACGAGAACCATTCCCTCGGGGACCCATCTCGACCTTCCAAACGATATCTTCAAGAACCCCTCCCGAGGAGGAAAAGGGTGAAGAAGCAAAAAGCgatgaagaagcagaaaaagatgaagaagtggtTGGGTGGAAAAtttggcgagtatgggtctcgtcagcactactattgtgaagccacttcttaAGACGTTGCACCGGTGCGGGATGCAACAATTAGTAGATGGCACCACCTCACTCCacggaaagcaaaaggagtgaagcACCGCACCAggtagttaagagagatgagcagaaGTTCCTATTCTGCATATCCTTTAATGCGAAGATAATTTGAGATTTCTCTCTCATTAtttcgggccaacaacaacaacaacaacaacaataaaccatTGCAATCCCACTCAGTAGGGGAAAGCTTTGGGAAAGGGCCATGGCATAACTGATGAGAACATTGCCGTGTGATCTTATGGCCATATGCGTCAAACATGGGAAATAGCGTTGGATGAGGACGAAGAAAAGCAGGGAGTAAAAGGCTGTCGAAGAACAATTGAATGAAGTTTTGGTTCAAGAAAGTTTCCATTTATAGAAGAGGTGGTAGCGTAACCGACGACGCAATCAATGTCTTTGGAAAACATATTGTCAAGCGCAATCATGCATGTTGGGAGATGGATCAGCGGCGATATTATTGCCTTGAGAAAGTAAACCGGTGCTACATTAAATGTTCCTAGGAAAGATGTATCGATAGAACATCTCAATCATTGCAAAAGTTGATGTCATAAGTATGACATCATCACAAGAGGCTCGAGGAGATCAGTGTCAAAATTGTTTCTTAGCATTTTaatctaagaaatgcggggactatctgtatacgataaAAATCAGTTGTCCAATTTTATGATCATTAAGGTGCCTCGTACAAACTGCCCCCAGAAGGCTTGAAGCTTAGCTCGGGATTTTGACCCCGAGGGTTCTCAATGATCGACCTCAAGGCAGTGTAAACCAGCGGCTATGACGGATCGAtgtgaagttcccaaggcacatgactagagctgacaaagtccaTTACGCTAGTTCAAACCCGTAtcatggcattaaatggctgtaccagccccatatctttgtcataaatgtatttgtactattttggcattccccctcatatataaaggggatccttctCATTTTGTAACTTACAATATACATACTACACACTACatccaatacaagaacattctctactctctaactCAAACATACTCTCTATTTGATcatattgcttacatttattatcttgcttatatttattatatttcattaattgttcttcatttattgctcattattggtccTAAAGAGCCGCCATAaaatttatcataactgttaatcctccgTTGATTGCCCTTAGCCTGGCAttcgactcgacctcgaggccccgtgtACGCAAGCTTGAGGCCCTAATTTTCAGCCATTTGGTTTGATTATTACACTGTCTACAAGCTATTATCTTGTTTTCTAatctttcacttagcatctattgcccaacaactagcataaaaatagatcacatatttttagaaccacaataTCAAATCtgattgtaattaccattttcaaggtaaacaaggATGTCTCCTGTAATACAACATAGTGATAAACTCATATACTCATGCTCTCGGAGTATTCAACCTCACTCATCACGCTTAATCGCTCAACACTCTCAATCACTTAGCACTCACACTCGAcactcgcactcagcactcaATGGTACCTGCGTTCGCTACTGGtatgtcagactccggaggggtggatcctgcccaagcgctaatAAAATCTAATATGGCATAATACGTCTACAGGccgatcccatcatgaatcaataaagctTGTTGTGATGTGCATCCGGATCCtataaatatcactcacaatcaggccctcggcctcaaatcagtcatcaatctcttcagtctctcgggctcacaaatctcataccaatcagcccaaacaatgatacatgatgtaacaataaatgacaacagagactgagatatgacaTGCAAATGATGAATATGAGTGAGTACATAATTGTattttaagcaaataactcaacagtaGAAATGGCCTCGATGGTTCCCAACAGTACCTGCATATAGCCTAAACCTGATTTCTAACATGGATACATCTCAATTTCTCTAACATATGGAGATTGCATGAATAATAACAAGATTTgataactacacagtaccacgGAATCAACTGAGTCATAATTACCACgatgcatgcccacacgcccatcacctagcatgtgcatgaCCTCAAAACCAACTACATAACGTAGTTCAAGGATTCATACCCTCagtaccaagtttagaagtgttacttacctaaAATTGTAAAAATCCCTACTCCCACAAGCCATTGCCTCGCGTCGGCCTCCGAATGGCTCGAATCTAGACACACACAACTTAATAAAATCAATACAATCTATAGGAATTGATTCTATATGATAAAGCTAAGTTCTTTAACCAAAGCCAAAAATTCAACTCTAAGCTCACGTCTCAGAATCTGACAAAATTtaaaaatccgaacacccattcaacaatgagtccaaccataccaaaatcatccaattccgACCACAAATCTACACTCAGATCCCCACATCTTACTCTCCTATACATGGGTCAAAATTCCAAATTTCACCTGAAAAACACTTAATCTATGGGGAAATTCAATGAGTATTTAATATTAATAGATGAAAACGATCAAAAGTTGTTAGTATTGATACTCCTATCATTGAGTCAGTTCCGGTAGTGAGGGAGTTTTCATATGTGTTTAAACTAGACCTACTAG
Proteins encoded:
- the LOC138868808 gene encoding uncharacterized protein; its protein translation is MEESTNDLLKKLLIDNQQLKTDFRNLERQMGQLATNQNTRPAGALPSNTEKNPQVNAVTLRNGRELDEVPKKKKDKPIPEGELIPKVTHEPKNDAEIPELVEAPRPPPPFLQRLQKKNDDRMFTKFLSMLSQTVAHTEECTSRVQNKLPQKLKDPGSFTIPVRIGNIDMGRAICDLEASINIMPLSLFKQLGLGDPRPNTVMLQLADRSIAHPEGVIEDVLLHIGKFIFPADFIILDYEADEMVPIILGRPLLATCDAIIKVREGKMILREDDKEVVFNVYKAIQLPRHYEELSMISVVEADEKIHYPSVYLDDSLEKEEKLLRVLREHKRALGWTMSDIKGISPAFCMHKILMEDRHKPSVEQQR